The sequence TGTTTCTGATTACAGATGGAGAATaagagatcagagagagagaaagagagagagctagacCTGCAGAAGACAAAAAGAATGCCAATCCTGTCTACAACCATATTGGCTCTTAATAACTCTGTTTAACTGCATTTAAATCAGTTGTGGGCATCTTGAGCACAAATGGCAGAACTGTGAAGTTCAGCATTGTGAAGTATGATTTTTAAAGCAGTAGAAGtccttgggtgggggtgggggtggggggggctaaAGACAATGCCCAGAAACCAGAGGGTCAGATCAAAAGAGAAATGCCTTTTTAACTCCATAGTAACCATCTACATCCCAACCCACATTAGTGCTTTGCATAATATTAAGCAAGAAAGGGGCTCAGAGACTGAGGCCCTCTCCATTCCAGAGCCTTACCTCTAAAATCAATACCATCAAGTCCCTAACCTTTGCTTGTCTCAGCTAGGGTAGGCTGTGGGAAACAGAAACCTGAAGACTGGGGGTGGATATGATTATTATAGGCTGATCCATATGAAATTgaattttgggggtttttttggccAACAGAAACAACTATTTCATATCAACTTATTGATTAAAAGAATCATCATAAtcgctaccatttattgagcaactagaTTGTGCCAGACAGTGGATGTATATCATGCTGTTTATTCTTCCTCACAACCCATAGAGTAGATATGATGATTTTGATTGCAAGTGAAGGAGCTAAGACAAGAAAGCATTAGGTAACAAGAGGAAGAGTTTGGCTCATTTTCTTGACTGCCTTTGTTTATCCCACCGAATAGGGGTTGAAGATATACTCTGGACTCTGACATGCAAGGGTCAGAATCTTAGGTCCACTAGTAACTATCTGTACGACTTCAAGCAAGGTTTATGAACACTTGAATCATCAGTTTTATTAGCTAGGATGACAATACAAGGTGCGTCATAGCTTTGCCGggactaaataaaataatgtctgtaAAACATTGTGTTACTGTGCCTGGAACAAGAGAAGTACTTAATGGATAGCTATTGTCATAACGCCTTTCTTCTGGAGCACACAACACCAAGGGCTTCTTGCTCCTCCTTatctttcctttgtccttttttggAGTGAAGCCTTTTCTCTGTAGCTTCTTCCAGACCACCTCCTCTCTGCTGTTTGAGTACCTCCAGGGGAGCACTGGAAAAGGAAGAATCACTGGCAAAGCAGTCTCCCGGCCTCTAGCCCTAGATGGAGGGAGGCTGACTTACCAGGGCTTAGCCCCACCTTCACCCTAATTCCAGCTTTGAGCCCTGATGTGATCTTAGCTAGGGAAGGGACTGGCCTGATCCTTCTACACCCTGTCCCAGGGAATCCTGGACTCAGAAGGGGCCCTTCCGAGCTGGAGGCACCCTCTAAGGACGTGGGAGGAGCAGCCACGTCCAGGAGTCCCTGCCGCTGTTTACTTTGCTCCTCCCAGCCCATCCTCCATCAGCTCCGCTGCTCTCCAGCTCAGCGGATGGTGATGGACCCTTCCCTCACTTAGGGCTATTTGGCTGTCTTGTACCCCATTCCACCGTGCACGACTCTTTCCCGAGTTGGAAACCCAGCTGTtcacctgaccctgaccctaactttttgcttgcctctctccagaatggggacacacacacacacacacagagcagcgTGCATGGCCCTTGCTCAGCTATTTCTCCACATCCGCAGCTCCCCTCTCTGCGCTTCCCACTCGCGCGAGGGGGCTCCCCCTCATCCCGGGCCCCTCACGGCTCTACTCCTATCCCACCCTCGCGGGGTCTCAGCCCAGTCACCCCACGAGtacccccctgccccgcccccaggagAGCGCGTGCTCCAAGCCGGACGACGACATCCTAGACATCCCGCTGGACGATCCTGGCGCCAACGCAGCCGCTGCCAAAATCCAGGCGAGTTTCCGGGGCCACATGGCGCGGAAGAAGATAAAGAGTGGAGAGCGCGGCCGGAAGGGCCCGGGCCACGGGGGAACGGGCGGAGCTGGGGGCGCCCGGGGAGGCGCGGGCGGCGGCCCCAGCGGAGACTAGACCAGGTGAGGCGGGCAGGGAGCGGCGGGCGGCAGGTTCCCCCCTTCCCAAGCCTGGGGCCTGCTGAGAGCGGCCCCGGTTCCCCCACGAAGGAACCCGAAGACTCCGGGCGGGCTGCGGGGTGGAGAGAAAGCTAAGGGTGGGGGGACTCACATCCGAGACCTAGGGTGGGTGGCCGGGAGGAGGCTGAGGGCGCTGCGGGTCCCGAGAGCTCAcctgttcctctctctcctccctcccttcggCCCCGCCCTGGACGAAGAACTGAGCATTTTCAAAGGTAATGAATACGACTCGGAAGCGGGTGGGAGGCCTGAGGTTGGCGGGGAGAGGAAAGGACCAAAtcccccacccttccctctgTCCGCCCTCACCCCCTCCCAGCCTGCGGGTTTTCTGATACATCAGGACGCCTGAGGCTGCGACAGGGACACACCTGGACCAACACAGAAACGCAGCCACCCGCGTTTGGCTGCACAAACTCGGCCTGAGGCTATAAACACAGTGCGGCGCACACACGCACTGGCCGCGGGCTTGTTTTGGCTCAGTGGCTCGCGTGGGGGTTCTGGGTGACCAGGGCCCCCTGGCGCTCGCCGCCCCGGTGTCCTGGttcaggaagggagaaggaagggggagaggaagtCGCGGGGAGGGCAGGTGCTCAGACCTTCTCTGTCCTCAGTTGCCGAGGAGAGATGGATGCCGCGTCCCCTTCGCAGTGACGAGACTTCCCTGCAGTGTTTGTGatcctctccttcccaccagccTGCCAGCTTCAGGAGCCCTCCCTGCGTCCCCAGAGACCCCCTCTCCCAGGCAGGCTCCGTCGAGGAGTCGCTAAGTCCGTGCCCTTTTAGTTAGCCCTCCAGTCTAATATGGTCCCTATTcgcccttccttcccaccctaGCCCCAAACGCCGCGCTCTCTTATCTTCCTTCTTTTGCTTCTCGCCCACCTCTGACCGCACCCCGCATGCAGCTCTGCCTCCGCAGCCTCCGTGCACTTCCCTGCGCGCACTGCGGAGGGCGCCCTAAGCGTCGCCCaagtacactttaaaaaaaaaaaaaaagaaagaaagaaaagtcctttCGTTCTGTACTCAGATAAAGGGGGCGCTCTGCGTGTCCGTGCTGTTCGCGCCCCAGCCTAGCCCCAGAACTTTGGCTCtggggtgaggagagagggaaagagggtttTTATGGTGTTAAATACCTCCTGTTCCGATCGTGAGGGAAAGTACCAAGTACCTATTTCGCACCCGAGCCCACGCCTGCCTGtaatctgcttcccctctccagctctcctgtTGTTTATGCAAACGCCAATCGCCTGGGAGGCTCGGTAGGAGGAGTctgccgcggccccgcccccgccccgctagccccgcccccgccgggctCCTGGGGCTGTGGCCCGAAGGATTTTTATCTCCGTGTGTGCATGTGACCGTGCTGGGTTGGAATGTGAACAATAAAGAGGAATGTCCAAGTATTCAGAGGGTGCCGGAGGGAAGGGAGTTTGGGTGCACAAGGCCATCACCTGAAGCTTGAGCAAATTTCACTTGAAATTTGAGGCGAGGAGGGGGAGAATAGGGGAAGAGGACCTTGTTAAAAACCTGCTTTCTTGGAGCCAACCAGACTTCCCACCTACAGCATCTCCTCTAGGACTCCAAGCCCATTCCTTCTTCTACTGGTGATATTCTTTGTGCCGCCTAGAGGAATTTGCTGTGCCGGCAGAAAGAGGAGCGAGACAATATGGTGCCCAAAGGCTTTAATTCTTGATACTCCTCCGCAAGGATGAGGCGGTGATCAGACAACCATAGGGAGCTTGGACTTGGTGGTCGTCACACTGTTGGCAGAGGGGGGCCTCTCCAGGAGCCCTTTGCTAGAATCAGCTCTCACGGATGTTTGCTCAGAAATCCCAGGCGCAGTGGCATCCTCCCtgatagaagaaaattttttagtGAAGGCTGGGGGTATCCCTCAAGGGACCCCCACCAATTCTCTATCCTAAAGACTTGAGATTTTTACTGTGCATGACAATCATCTGTGGAATTTGGGTTGAAATGAAGATTCCATGCCCCATCACGTGTGCGcgggaatacacacacacacacacacacacacacacacacacactgcttcaGGAGGGATATAGGAAGTAGCCAGAATCTGAATGTTTAAGAAGCCCCTGGTGTTTTTTGTCCAGATAATCTGAAGACCACACGTGGTGAAATATTGCTCTGAGCCCTCTTCTGGACCCCACGACTGACCGCTCACATGGGTGACCAAGGCAGCTTTACCCACACAGAACTAAACTCAGTTGAAGTCTCAGGACAAACGCAACTCTTGTATATGTATACGAAAAGgccttaaaaactgaaaattcttTTAAGTATGAGGAGGGTGAGGGAAGCCATGAACCAAGTCCTCCACCCTGTGCCTTGCTCACACGCAAGTGCACTTGCTGTacctgccacccccaccaccaaatCCCAGAGCTGAGCAGCACTCCTTACCCCCAAACAGCCTGAAAGATGTCAGAGTTTGAGGGCTGAAGTCACCTACTCATAACCCAagcccttttctccttttccccttttctgtgacacccctcccccgcccaacCCTCCTGCTCACCGAATGTCACTACCCCCATATGTCTCCTTgggtttcttcctcctctctttctggaactttATCAGGCAGAACACAGCGACTGACAGGAACAGCACACCCAGGAGCACCCCAATCACAGCCCCAGCCATTCGGCCTTTGGATGGGTCTAAAGGGGACACAAGGAACTCAGAGGAGCAGACCTTCCTTGCCCCTGCTCAGATGTCTCATGCAGCCTTCCCAGCCTGGGCCTGCCAGCCAGACCTCTGCCCAGCATCCCCTACCAGTCACAGAGAGGGTCAGCTCACAGGACGCACTGCCCATCTGGTTGGTGGCCACACAGCGGTAGGTTCCAGAATTGGTCAGGGAGAGATTGGTGAGAATGAGCTGGCCAGACACCTCATCTGGAGGGTAAAGAGGAAGGGTTCCATCATTCATTCAACTCACAGGGAGCGCCTACTATGATGAAAgcatatttcatttcatccttaccACAATCCTGTCAGGAAGGGACTAATCTCCTTTATTAGGGGGGACGGTGGCTCTGAGAAGGAAAGTAATCATTTGAGGCGACCCAGAAAGGAAGTGCCAAAGCCACTGCcacttctgtgttctttccaccCTGCAAAGCTGCCTtttcaggggagagggagagggcacatTCATGGAATCGGAGTGAGATGCTTACTGGCTGATGGCAGGTTCCTGACTGGGATGGAGGGAAGGCTTGATTGCTAGAAACGGTATCTTCTGGGGTGGCCCAAAGCTCCCCCAAATGTTTCACTAAGCTGCTTACCCTCCCTTTAGAAGGCAGAACACACACCAGATGATCTGGGGGGGCTCTCTGTATTGATAAAGGAGTGTGCTGGGGCTGGGGTAAGGGACAGGGCACTGGAACAAGCATGAGAAGGCTGAGAAGCCAAGGCTCTTACCCATTTCTCTGGTTCCTCCCAAGACACTGACTAAATGATTCAAGCCAGTCCTCGCTActctgcctcagcttcctctctgGGAAGCTTGGTAGTGATCCACGACCCTTAAGAAATCCTCAAAAGTGGGAATCATAAAAGACCCCCCTCACCTTCCACTGTCTTCCAACATCCCAGGAGTGCATGTAACGAGAAATGCTTCCAGGAGCACAGAGCTACAGATGGCAGGAAGACAGATAGGAGGGAACAATACAGACaccaggaaagaagagggaaaggtaCAGCCGTCTGTCTCGGACCCACAGGCACAGAACTGAGAAATGAGGAGATATGGGGTTTAGAGATCAGATTTGCCCAGGACCTCAGTCCCCTCTTGCCCGGTGCCCCAGGCCCTTACCTTGCATCATGCTGCCAGGAGAAGGTGTAGGGGAAGATCCAAGGTGTACCCAGTTGTACACTGGCCGGGGGGCTCCCTGGGAAGAGCTGCATTTCAGTGCAGCAGAGCCCCCCACAGAGGTCTGACCACTCTTACTGCACAACGGACTACTAGGGGGCActgcaaaaatcaaagaaagtacCTTAGCCGTCTTTTagctcttccctgcctccccattAAGTGCTAGATTTTCTGCTCTGGCACTCCCACCAAATAGTAGTCCACTTCTGTCCACATTCCACATTTCCCCAGGAAATGATTGCCACTACTGGAAATTCTGATTGTTAGAAAATTCTTCCTCATGTTGAGCAAGAATCTGTGTTAATGTAATATCTACCCATTTGGTCCCAATTTCTGctcacaaagagaaatgaaaaatctctCCTCCATAGGACAAGCCTCCAGATACTTGAAAGCAGTTGTAACACACCTCCTAAGTTCTCACTTTTCCATCTAGACATCCCCAGACTCTTTAATAGTTCCTGTCTGCTCATCTCTGAGCAGGTTCTGGGTTGGAGTGAGCTGGAAACTCTGCACAGAAGGTTGGTGCCTAGTAACAGGGGCCCTTTTTCCTTTCATGGCCACTCCCTTTCTCTGCCACTGACATAAGGAGAAACAGAATCTGAGCTACAAATGGGATGTCCCCCCAAAGATAGGGTTATTGGGGGGCATAACTCAGATCTATATATGAGAAAGGCTTTCTCTTGAATCTTTTGTGACTAAGAACTGAGGGAGGAGTCTTCTTCCTCCATCTTTGTGGAGGATGGAGGACTTTGGGAAGGAGGTATTTCCCCTTGGGGTCCCCAGTGCAGTGTGTGCTTGGGGTAGAAATCGGgagtttggggggcagggaggacttAGCCGGACCAGTGCAATCTTTCAGGGTACATGGGTGGCTGCTGGGTCCCCAGCCTGCCTTACCAAGCACAGTAAGGTTGATTAGCCCCAACCCATTGGTGTAGAAATCTGGAGGGTTGTTAACTTGGCAGAGGTAGGTTCCGGTGTCTGAGGGGTTGACATCAGTCAGTTTCAGGGTGGCTACCCCTCCTGTGGGGGGGTTCTGAAGTAGGCTGGCCCTCTTTGCCTTAGAACCAGTTGGATACAGATGGCCATTGGTGAAGTACAGAAtctggggagaagcagaagacaCACAAACGTGGTTTTTTTCTGCCTGGTGTCAACTCCTCAGTCCTTTTTCGAAAGCAGGTATAAGAAGGTATTAGGGGCCCCTCTTTTTATACCAGACAGGGAAGCTAATGCTCTGAAGCCAGAACAAGCAAGATCTATCTGTTCCCAAATACCATCCCTCCCCAAGTGCTAAATGAACTAGTTTTACTGCTTTCAGCTAAGCATGGGTCTCAATTTGCAGGGATTGGGGGGCCGGGGGAGTGGATTAACGCAAACATTCCTGGAAGGGACATCATTTGATCTTACTAACAATCCCCAAAGCTGAGTGTCAGTGGGCTTATTAACCGAAACAGGGATAGGAGAGTTGCTTGTAGGAGttaggggagagagggagagaggttggATATACAGAGCCATATATGGGATTTGGAGTCATGCAGACTGTGGTCCTAAGAACATCTAGAAAGAGACCACTCATTTTTTTCATCCAAGCATCCTGGGTTTGCTGATCCCCAAACCCAGCCTCTCTGACCAGCACCCTCATCCTGGGTGGGCCCTCTGTTCCAGCCTCTCCCAGCCACCCCCACTCCAGCGCCACCGCTCTCAGCTCACGGGATGGGACTCAGAGATGGGCTTCCCAGCCTGCACAAAGCTCCACTCCAGGGCGAAGTTGTCTCCCACCGACGTGCTGTAGCTGCAGGTCAGCTCTGCGGTCTTGCCCGCGGGGGTGCTCAGGGGTTCGGCGGGGACCTTCACCTCCACGGCTAGCCCGAGGCCTGGGGGACGAAGAGGGACGGGAGGCCGGCGGGAGAAGCGCTCGAGCGGAGCCAGGCCCGGGGCTGGGGTGGAGTGGAGGCCCGGCTCCAAATCCCGGGGGGGTGTGGAGGTCCGGCGCAACATGCGGGTTCCAAGGCCCAGGGTTGGGTAGgggggcctccctccctcctccggAGCTCAGCTCCCGGCCCTCAATCACTCCCTTCTCGAAACCTGAGGTTTCCGGAGGGAGGAGCACACATCTAGGCAGGGTTTTTGTGGGTAAAAGGACCGAGACTGGGCCAGGTATGAGGGTGTGTTTgtcagggaaaggaaaacaatagtCCGGTGGTGGTTAAACCCTGCCGGGGAGGCCGGACTTGCCCGCAGGTTTTCGTGACTGTGTCTTTCACCCGCCTGCCCGGCCTTCGAGGCCCTCTCCCCATCCCGCCGGCAGCACCCCTGGCCCGCCCCGCGGGACTGAGCCGGCTCCCCACCCGCAGCCGGGAGGCCAggcctctgcccccagctcagcaccccccaacctcccacccccggccccacccccgccccctgcctcctCACCGCCCAGGCAGACGAAGCCCAGCAGGGCCCGGCAGAGGATGGGCCCCGGAAGCCAGGCCATGACCGAGTCCAGCTGTCTGGGGGTCGGTCTGGGCGTCTGGGTCTGGGTGAGGGAAGGCAGCGCCCAAAGGGCAGCCTCCTCGTGCAGGGCAGCCGCCAGACTGGCTATCTCAGAGCAAACAAGGGGAGAGGCCTGCCCTCAGGTAAGGAaatgctcctccctcctccagccccaatACTGGAATCATCCTAGCCtcactcccttcttccttcctcttcccccctGTTTCTGAAACTGTCAGGTCCCGGGGAAAAGAGCAGGGCTTGGGTGGGCACCTCATGGGAAAGGATCAGATCTGGAGTGATCTGTAAAAAGAGAGTGGCCCCGCAAGAAGAGGGAGGCATTTTAATAACCTGAGTTGGCAAATGGACATCACTACTTTGGTGTTCCAGAGCATGAGCCCAGGCAGAAGACCCTTTCTGACCCCTTCAGAGATTCTTATCCTTCCTAGCCCTTCTTTTGTCTGAGATGCTTCTTTGGCACCTTTATCAGGCTTGCTGAGGTAGGAGTCTCCATGGAAACCACAgccacctccccactccctgtcTCGGCACTCCTTGTCTGGGCAGAGAAACTGAGTCTTGGAGGAGACCCCACCCTTGGCAGGACAGGCGTGGCAGAATTGGAGCACAGGCCTACATCCTGTCCTATGTCCAGCTTTCCCTCACTGCACTGGAGGGCAAGATGTGTATGTTAAGGACTCAGTGGTCTGGAAGAGGGAGGAACAAGTCAGGTTTCTCCCTCCTACCCTTAAGAGGAAGCTGGAGATTAAGAGCACCGACACCCCAAGTCTGTGAACACCCTTAGCAGGAAGGGGACCAGGTTTCAACCCTTTCCTGCTCCGAGTGGGTTAGGGTCTTCCTGGCCTCAGACTTTTGGGGCCTTCCCCATGATACCTGAGAGCTAAtgacccttttatttatttttaagatttatttgttttagatagagaacgagcaggaggggcagagggagaggaagagaaaatcccTGGCAGACtctggagctcgatctcaggaccctgagatcacaaccctgagatcaggatctgagcctcAACCGGtggcaccacccaggcgcccccacaaatgACCCTTTTAATGACTCTAGAAGAGCTGTTCCAGGAAGTTGTGTGGAAAAGCCCTCCAGGGTTTGAAAAGGCAATATGACTCGACTGGTACTTTTCATACAAACACAATGCATCTTTATtgaaatttgcaaaataaaaacaaaaacacacatttcaagttagtttaaaaaaataccttcccTATCCCCTGTCCCAACAAAACCCAACCAAGACAGCAGGACAGGTTATATGAATGCAGGGAGCTGAAGTGGGAGTGACGGTGCTGTTAGATATGGAGGAGTACAGATGGAGGGGGCCTGGAGGACTCACTGGCCAGCAGTCCTCACCCAGACCAGCGTTCCCTGCAGTCATAGGGAggactggggaagggggtgggcgcTCTTCCTAATCTGAGGTCCACTTCCTCTTCTTCTACCTCCTGATGTTTGGATCTTAACTGAGACTCAGTTTTCCCATAGTAGAGAAAGATGTGGGTGGAGGACTGGGGGTCTGGAAGGTGGTCCCCCAAGACTCAAGCCTCTGAGCTAGGGCTGACCCttacaggaaggagagaaaccagATGGCTTGGGTAATAAGTGGCTGGACCATCACACCAGAGACCCAGCCTGACTCTGGGCGGGCACCATTACAGGGACAGCACCCATGCGGCTCAGAGCGGAGGAAGAGACTCCACCGGGGCTGGGGGATATTGGCTGAGGTTGGGCCCCATCTGTCCTGGGCAACCTGGGTGAGGGCAGGACCTGACTGGAGAGGCTGAGCGTGGGGGTCAGTGCACCAGGCCTGGGAGGACCTTGGGGGTGCCGGAGGGCTCGTGCTGAGGTGACAGAGGAAAGGGTCCCGTTCTTGGAGATTGTGTCTGAGCCCTTGGGCCAAGGCAGGGTCCGGGGAGCAGTGGCGTCCTCCCTAGTGATCAAAGAAGTGATTAAGAGGTCAGAAGCTggaggggggaagaagggaggattTCTACCTGCTTTGTCTTATTCCCTGCTCAGACACCTTTTCACTCTCCCCTCCCTTAAAATTCCCCCAATGGAATGAAGTTTCAGTCACTGCCCACCTTTCCCTTAGATGACAGCGGCCTGAACTCCCAGCCAAGGGAAGCTAGGAGAACTCCACTGAGGCAGAGACCAGACACACTTACTTGATATCATTGGCCGGCTCCTCTAGGGCCTTGCTTCGGCGTTGGTACAAGAGGACCAGCCCAGCCAGCAGCCCCAGTCCAACCAGAGTGCCCACAACAGCTCCAGCAACAACCGTAGGCCCTGGCCCTGGAAAAGCCTTGGTGTCAGGGGCAGACATCCAGGGTAGACACtggtccccaccccctccaatcCCTCTACCCCACTGCGGccataaacatatttttcttcttcctgtcaaGCAGAAAATGCAGCGACCAGACATTTGTAGAAACATTGACCAGGACAAGCTCTTTGTCCTGTTAACAGTGAGAGGCCTCAGCAGGAGGCTTCCTCTCCTCTtgcaaccccacccccaccagtgtCCAATCTTCTCCTTAACCACACTTACCCCTCACTGACCTGTGCTCACTTCCAAGGTCACATTGCACTGGGCACTGCCCACCTCATTGTGGGCCCTGCAGATATAGACTCCAGACATGGGACTGGAAAGGTTTGTGAGGCTTAAGGATCCACGGATGGCATCTGCGGACACAATTGGGCCATCAGTCCAGGGACCCTTTTTCCCACTGGAAAAAATTCTGTCCCTTCTGGAATGTCCTCTCTGACTCTCTGGGAGACTCATCTGTCTGTTCCCTCACAGTGGTAAAAGTTGTGACAACCATCATGCT comes from Mustela erminea isolate mMusErm1 chromosome 9, mMusErm1.Pri, whole genome shotgun sequence and encodes:
- the NRGN gene encoding neurogranin → MDCCTESACSKPDDDILDIPLDDPGANAAAAKIQASFRGHMARKKIKSGERGRKGPGHGGTGGAGGARGGAGGGPSGD
- the VSIG2 gene encoding V-set and immunoglobulin domain-containing protein 2, producing MAWLPGPILCRALLGFVCLGGLGLAVEVKVPAEPLSTPAGKTAELTCSYSTSVGDNFALEWSFVQAGKPISESHPILYFTNGHLYPTGSKAKRASLLQNPPTGGVATLKLTDVNPSDTGTYLCQVNNPPDFYTNGLGLINLTVLVPPSSPLCSKSGQTSVGGSAALKCSSSQGAPRPVYNWVHLGSSPTPSPGSMMQDEVSGQLILTNLSLTNSGTYRCVATNQMGSASCELTLSVTDPSKGRMAGAVIGVLLGVLFLSVAVFCLIKFQKERRKKPKETYGGSDIREDATAPGISEQTSVRADSSKGLLERPPSANSVTTTKSKLPMVV
- the ESAM gene encoding endothelial cell-selective adhesion molecule isoform X2, which encodes MVSLPRPPATSLLRFLFLGLSTLASPSQAQLELHVPSGLTRLKAVEGSEVVLPAWYTVQGQVLAYISGTTSSKNGVSLVYSMPSQNVSLRLQDLQEKDSGSYRCSVNVQDHQGIKRSHSSKTLELSVLVPPAPPSCGLLGVPRVGTNVTLSCQSPRSKPAAQYQWERAPPSAQVFFAPALDAIRGSLSLTNLSSPMSGVYICRAHNEVGSAQCNVTLEVSTGPGPTVVAGAVVGTLVGLGLLAGLVLLYQRRSKALEEPANDIKEDATAPRTLPWPKGSDTISKNGTLSSVTSARALRHPQGPPRPGALTPTLSLSSQVLPSPRLPRTDGAQPQPISPSPGGVSSSALSRMGAVPVMVPAQSQAGSLV